The following nucleotide sequence is from Clostridia bacterium.
ACAATGGCCGCTCGCGAATTCTTCCTATACGAAAGCAGGCTCTCGCCGCGCGGCGCGCAATACTTCAAGGTGCAGTCTTACGAACTGCATCCCTGACGTAGCAGCCAATGCGGCGACAGCATACTGAACTCTGATTTCCTGATGCTTACATACGTCGTCGTCGCCATCGCCGCCTACCTGCTCGGGTCCATCCCGTTCGGCTACATCCTTGTTCGCACGTTTGTTGGCGCGGACGTCCGCGCGCAAGGCAGCGGGAACATCGGGGCCACCAACGTTGCACGCACAGGTCACAAAGGCCTCGCAATCGCGACGCTTCTCCTCGATGCGCTCAAGGGTGCCTTTGCCGTTCTGTTCGCATTTGCCTGGGGACGCCACACGCTTACCATTCCCCAACGCGAAGCGTGGTACGCGGGAGAGATGGTCGAGTACCTGCAGCACACTGTGCCTTACGTGGAGGTCAGCCGCCATCTTTATGCGCTTGCCGCAGTAGCAGCACTGTTCGCCATCATCGGACACATGTATCCAGTGTGGCTCCGCTTCAAGGGCGGCAAAGGCGTAGCGACTGGACTCGGCGTATTTGTCGCAATCGCGCCAAAGGCGGTGCTGGTCGTAATGATCGTTTTCGCGCTTATCCTCGTCGTAGCTCGTTACGTGTCGTTGGGATCCATCGTAGCCGCCGCTCTCTTCCCTGTCGCCTTCTTCCTGTTGCAGCGCGAGCAAGCCAGTCCACTTGTGCTTGCGATCACGGCAGGGGTCTCGCTGCTTATAATCTGGAAGCATAGAGCGAACATTCAACGGTTGTTGGCGGGCACAGAACATCGTTTCGGATCGAAGAAGTGAAAGGAATCAGCGCGTGAGTCAGATTGCAATCATCGGTGCCGGTGCCTGGGGCACGGCAATCGCTATCGCTCTTGGACGCAAAGGCACGCATGGCGTGCGCCTCTGGGCATTTGAAAAAGAGGTTTGCCAGTCCATTGCCGCACGAAGGACGAACGACTTATTCCTGGCCGATGCCCCCATCCCGGAAACTGTCGCCGCCACCACGAGCCTGAGTGAAGCGTTGGCCGGTGCTGAGATCGTCGTCAGCGTGATGCCGTCGCATCACACGCGCCGGGTTTATCGGCAGATGAAGCCGCACCTCTCTCCGGAAATGCTCTTCGTCTCCGCTACCAAGGGCATTGAGAACGACACATATCAGCGGATGAGCGAAGTGATCGCCGAAGTGCTAACGGTTGCGCCCAATGGCTTCACTCCCAGGCTGGGATCGCTGAGTGGACCATCCTTCGCGAAAGAAGTTGCCAAGGGAGACCCGACGGCCATCACCTTCGCCAGCCGCGATGCGGAACTCGCAGCGATCGTGCAGCGCGAATTCAGCGATCCTTCCTTCCGCGTGTACAGCAATGACGACTCCGTGGGCGTGGAACTCGGCGGTGCCCTGAAGAACATCATCGCTATTGCTGCTGGCGTCGTTGATGGGCTGGGGCTCGGACACAACACGGCTGCCGCCCTCATTACGCGCGGGCTGGCAGAGATGACTCGACTGGTTTTAGCCTGCGGCGGACGCGCTGAAACAATGGCAGGCCTAGCCGGACTCGGAGACCTCGTGCTCACCTGTACTGGCGGTCTTTCGCGCAACCGGACAGTCGGTGTGGAACTTGGCAAGGGGCGCCGCCTGGAAGACATCATCGCAGGCATGCACGGCATGGTTGCCGAAGGCGTGCTCACAACCAACGCCGCCGTCGGCCTGGCGCACAAGATGAAAGTCGAAATGCCAATCACCGAGCAGATGCACGCCATCCTGCAACAGGGCAAGCCGCCGCGCGACGCCATCCGTGAACTGATGACGCGCCCCTCAACCAGCGAAATCGGCCTTTACCGCTCCTGATGATTTCTGC
It contains:
- the plsY gene encoding glycerol-3-phosphate 1-O-acyltransferase PlsY translates to MLTYVVVAIAAYLLGSIPFGYILVRTFVGADVRAQGSGNIGATNVARTGHKGLAIATLLLDALKGAFAVLFAFAWGRHTLTIPQREAWYAGEMVEYLQHTVPYVEVSRHLYALAAVAALFAIIGHMYPVWLRFKGGKGVATGLGVFVAIAPKAVLVVMIVFALILVVARYVSLGSIVAAALFPVAFFLLQREQASPLVLAITAGVSLLIIWKHRANIQRLLAGTEHRFGSKK
- a CDS encoding NAD(P)H-dependent glycerol-3-phosphate dehydrogenase gives rise to the protein MSQIAIIGAGAWGTAIAIALGRKGTHGVRLWAFEKEVCQSIAARRTNDLFLADAPIPETVAATTSLSEALAGAEIVVSVMPSHHTRRVYRQMKPHLSPEMLFVSATKGIENDTYQRMSEVIAEVLTVAPNGFTPRLGSLSGPSFAKEVAKGDPTAITFASRDAELAAIVQREFSDPSFRVYSNDDSVGVELGGALKNIIAIAAGVVDGLGLGHNTAAALITRGLAEMTRLVLACGGRAETMAGLAGLGDLVLTCTGGLSRNRTVGVELGKGRRLEDIIAGMHGMVAEGVLTTNAAVGLAHKMKVEMPITEQMHAILQQGKPPRDAIRELMTRPSTSEIGLYRS